From the Salminus brasiliensis chromosome 15, fSalBra1.hap2, whole genome shotgun sequence genome, the window TTTCTTTAGAGCCCCCTTGCCAACAAAGGAGCCTCTGCTTATTTAAAGTGTCATGAAAAATGcaatgtaattattaatatttcagaTTCATTAAATAATGCATGCTTAAAACATTGCATTCTTTATCCAAACTACTGTTGAAAAATATTGCAAACCTCTCAAACAGCAGGTttacattcattttaatataacagCTCAGTGTGATAATGCTGAGTAACGTTTGTCCCATCCTTGTCACCATTCTTTGTTTTCCAGTTAACCATTTTGCAAGCAAAGGTGCACTATTTGAAGTACCTCAGTGAATTAAGATTATATGGAGGAAGAGTTTTCAAATCTATCTTACTGGTAAGTAGTAATAtaagctttattttttttaacaaacattCAATTCTGTGGTTTTACTTATCAGGACAAAACATCTGGTCTTTAGCAGGTCTTAAAATTTGGTAACTACAACCTCAGctgaacaacaacacacaacagataCCCACTGACATTATGTatttaacaaaaacaaagcCAAAATGCAAAAGCTACATAAACAACTTACAGCAACCCATGAATCAGTAGCTCGTAAAACTATCTTTAGCAGTAATCTCACATCATTCTAGAGAATTTTTTACCTATTCTTATTTACAACTTTGCTTCATTTCATTAAGGTTTGTGTGGATTCGTTTATGCACAGCTCTCTTAAGATCCCGCCACAGCTTTTCACTTGGGTGGGGGGTCTGGACTTTTGACTAGGCCATTGCAACaccttgatttttttctttttcagctgTTGTAGATTTACTGGTGtacttgggatcattgtcctgttgcatggtCTAATTTCAGCCAAGCTCTAGCTGCTAGAATATTTGTATACAGAGTAGCTCATGTGTTGACTGCAAGTCAATGACTGGAATTTGCCCAGATCCTGtggctgcaaaacaagcccaaaTCCTCACCCTCACCTCTCCCTCTGTACTTGACAGTTGGTATGAGGTGTTTCTGCTGATgtgctgtgtttctttgtttttttaaattaaagccaaacatatCCACTTTGATCTCATCTGTCGAAAGGACGTTGTTCTAGAAGTCGTGTGGTTTGTTTAGATGCAAACCTAAGCCACGCAGTCATGTTCTTTTTATAAAAAAGAGGCTTTCTCCTGGCAGTCCCTCTCCAAAGAAGCAATACTTGTACTTGAACATTTAACATGCTAACTGGGAGGCCTGTAGAGTCTGAGATGTAGATATCAGGTTTTTGCACTTTCTCTGAGCATTGGGTGAATTTGTTGGGATGATCATTTTCCACGTGAATAATCTTTCTCACTTTAGAATGATGAACTTCAGATTGTTTGGAAATGGCCTTATAACCCTCCACAGATTAATGGCCAGCAACTATTGCTTTTCTAAGATCTTTGCTGCTGTCTCTTCTTGTCTTAAAATGTCATGTTATGTGTCAATAGTAATTTTACACTGCTATGTGAAGATCAGTATCATAAACCAACCTTTctcttccttctttctctttcatgtAAAGCAAGGGGAAAAGCAAACAGATGTTACATTACTTGTAGGCCCGAGGTATGGTATCAGTCATGTCATCAATGCCAAGACCAATCTAGTGGCCCTCCTGGCAGACTTCAGCCATGTAAATCGCATCGAGATACTCACAGAAGACGAGGTCAACGTGCGGGTAGAGCTACATGTCCTGGATGTCAAGGTATGCATTCATAGCTGCCCAATGACTAGAATGCTGCTCTATTTGTTTTAATTACTTATACTTTTGATAATGACAAAGACAAAACCGCTGTTCTCAGACTGTGACTAAACTGGTCTCATTGTATTTCTGCTTTTGCAACAGCCTATCACATTGATAATGGAGTCCAGTGATGCCATGAACCTGGCATGTCTAACAGCTGGGTACTATCGGCTTCTGGTGGACTCTCGGCGCTCCATCTTCAATATGTCCCACAGCAACAGCACAGGAGAAATGGAAAGTTGTACGTACCCATGGTCGAATTTTCTTACAGCTTAAGACTTCAGCttatcagcagccggagcccgagagagcacaattggccatgctctctctgggtgggtaggcgGCACTCTCTCCCATCATCACACCCGTTGTGATGCTGGCctgcacaggcgtctgttggctgatgtatcagagctgtgGATCTGAAACGTTGACTGCCTAGTGAGGCTGCACTCTAAGCAGTTAGAAAAGAAGCAGTgtattggaggaggcatgtgcttgtcctcaccATCCTAGTGTTGGGATCATTGCAAGAAATAGGGGGATTTCTAGGGattgggtgggttaattggctaaATTGggggtaaaaatgtaaaataaataaataaataaaatgtatgcaCTGCTTTCATTTGACTGACATCATGCTCCTATGTTTTTCAGGTCAAGATCCTAGAGAACTTGAGTGGCCGTACAGCACCTCATTAGGCACGTGTGAGGATCCTAACCTTCAAGCAAGCATGACTTTATCTTATCAACCTGAATCTGAAAACCCACAGGACCGAGTAGGAGAGAATATCCTAACATCTCCCTATTCTCCAGAGCCCCAGCTACCCCAGTATGCAATCCAAAGTGGAGAGAGATCACCAGTTAGGTGCAGAAGCCCCCAACCCCCGCCTCTTCCACCTGCAAGGCTTCGACCCCAGGACTCCCCCAGGAGCGCTAAGGTGTCCTTCATATTTGGAGATCCACCCTTGCACAGTGTAAACCCTCAAAATCTAGGCTATCAGCGCCTCATGGATGAGAGTCCTGAAGTACCTGAGCGGCCTGCTTTCATGCATAACAACGACGTGGGCTTTAGGACTCCAGATGGGGCGTCGTTTCGGATCAGGCCCAACGTAGTCTATAGCAACATCGGTGAGGGGAAAATCTTCGACAGTGCTGAAGGTATCGAGGAGCCTCTCTTGCGTGATTTATGCTATGCTGAAACCACTGACGATGCAGAGGATGAGGATGAAGTTAGTGGTGAAGAGGATACGGCTGCAACACCTGGAGAGGGTGAACCAGGACTTCCAGCAAGCAAAGCAACATTCCTCACCCTCTCTGGCTCCAGCGATGATATCATAGACCTGACCTCCCTCCCACCACCAGAGGGAGATGATGACGAGGACGAAAACGATGCAGTTCTGCACTCCCTCAACATGGCCATCGCTGCTCCTCCTCCTGGATTCAGAGACAGTTCTGATGAGGAAGGCACGGAGGCCAAAAGCCGGCCACAAAGCTCCTGCGATAACGATAGTATCCCTGTGTCCCTGATTGACGCTGTCCCTACACACGGGGAGGGCAGCAGTGTCAGGAACTTGGATCATGCTGTTGTGGACACACTGCAAGCACTAGAAGCACTCGCTGTATCTGAGGACACCAGCCAAACTCGGTCAAACAACAGTGCAGGTCTTTACGTTGTTTTGGCATTCAAGTACACCATTTTTACCACTTGATAGGCCCCTGGCTTTTCTTGcatatttctttaatattcGTAGAGGTTCTGAAGTAAAATACACCAATGTTAACATGACTTGTCCCTCTTTGTGTTGCCTTGCAGGTAACGGCATATCACGAGCTTTTAGTCCAGAGTCCTCATCGGATTCAGGAAATGAGACCAACTCCTCAGAGATGACGGAGAGCTCAGAACAGGCTGCAGCCCACAGACTTTCTGAGAATTCAATGCGTCTTTTGGTGGCCACCACTGAGGGCTATCAGCCCCTTCAGGAGGAGAAAACCGAATTCCCTGTATCCCCTTGCGCTAGAGGGCCCATCCCAAAGCCGCCACGCAGTCCCTCTCGCCACAAGGATGTGCAGACCCAGTCTGCAACAGTGCCTTCAAAGCATAATCTACCTTCTTCTGATAATCTAGAGATGGAGCCGGAGACAATGGAAGACAAGTCCTTGAGTAATTACATGGTCAAAGCACACTCAAGCACGCTTCTGAATACCGGCAAGAGATCTAAAGCAACAACAAGTGGGGGGAAACGACACAAGAAGTTGACCGATGCGCCGGGAAAGTATAACACGTTCAGCGGAAGAGAAAGTCATAGGAGGAGTCAGTTTGATGTTGAACGGACGTCATTCTGTGAAAGGATTCAGGGGCGACAACCTCTGCTCGAAAACGAGCCTATGGAGAATCAGCGAGAAGAACCTCTTGGCTCTGGAGGAAATCTAACTGCTAGTAACAGTACCATCATGATTGACCAGTCTAATGTTGTTCCTCTATCTCCAGTAAAGAAGCCTCAGGATCCTGGACAGACTGAGTTCCACAAGGAGGATCAACAGGCCCATCCACCACTGCGACAGGGTGTGGCACGACTGTGTGAGTACCACCTGGCCAAGCGGATCTCTTCTCTGCAAAGTGAAGCTCAGAATTCCTTGCAGAGCTCCCAGTGCTCTTCCTTGGATGCTGGCTGCAGCACAGGAAGTAGTGCATGTGCAACCCCCATGGACTCACCCCTCTGTGCTCCTGACTGTAAACACCCTCTCTCTgaatcctcctcctctctcctgctCACATCACGGGACCTCCACCCTCATGCAGACCCTGCCCTCCTGAGGAAGATGCTGCCAAATGTACATCCCCCTGGATCTGATCCATCCCTCAATGCCAGGCCATCAAAAATCAAAGAAACCACAGGTACAGCTCGAAGGAGTAATCTTCTCAGTGATCTGCATGCAAAACATGGCAGTGTAAGAAGTCTTAACACTAAAGAGGGGAGTGAGGCCTATAGGCAGTTGATAAACTATCTAACGGTCAGCCAGATGCATCAGGGAGGCAAACTCCATAGGGCAGGATTGGGGGGAGGCAAAAAGGACAGCAGAAGGCATGTCACAAACAATCCTGTCCTCTTAGACCTTGTTAGAGGTAAAGGCAACGTTACTGGCAGATGTCCCTGCATGCCACCCTCGCCCTCACCTGTTTTCAGCCCAAATCTAGCGCACTCCAATGCAGCTCCTCTAAGACCGAACAGAGGTCCTCAAATGTACCACTCGGCCACCTTACCTGCTAAATTGAAGAGGAGTCCTGACTTGCATGCTCAGAGACCCGCAAGCAGCCTTGAAATCAGGCCCAGTCTTTCTGAACGGAGAAGTTCATTTTCCGGCCTCGAGTGTGAGTTAGAGCAAAGTTTTAACCCCGATCGGTTCCTTTCTCTTAATAGGAATCGCAGCGGAGACCTACTCCATGCCAGCCCAGTGGACTGGCACAAATCTGACTGCAGGATGACCCATGCTGTCCAACAGACGCCTAACgattctctttgtctctctaacACCCCTAGTGTAGCTCGCACAGAACCCCCTGGAATGCAgttgggaggaggaggagacccGCCTGCTATTTTACCAAGGCACGTCAGAACCTGTGCcagccccccaccaccaccacctccaccaccgcCGCCTCCACCACCGCCaccacctcctctgcctctgtCAAGTCTCTCAATGAacaccagctacagtgtgtcgAAGCAAGAGCCAGACGTCCCTCTGCGACAGAACCACGTCCATATGACTCCTCAAGGATTCCATCAGTGTGACACCAACTCCAATAGTCTGAGGCGGGGCAGGGAACTCAGACGAAGTTCCAGCACTATAACAACTGGCTCTGGAAGTATCGAAGCACTCTTTGAGAAAGCAAGGACACCGTCCATGGGAAGAATCCAGCAGGGGAATTTCCAACCAACTGAGCCACAACTACAGAGAAGGCCCACCAAGAAGAAGCTATCAAAAAGCTACTCCCAAGGTTCCATGGCTTCCCAAACGACCTGTTGGTCTATGAGCAGTAGGGACAGCAGGAGAAGCACTTCTCTCATGCTTCCACTGCAGAAAGATACCAAGCAGGCCAAAAACTCACAAAAGCTGGAATCCAGTCCCTGGAGGTGCAACGGCCCCTTCAGTTACTGCTTCTTCAAGAGGAAAAATCAGACGGAGGACGATGAGGGAGATATGGAGGGCTTACGAAGGCACTGTGGTGACTTGAATGAGGCAGgtccttcccagtacaaccccaACCCTGTTCTAGACAGTACTGGAGAGCAGCTATATGGCGAGGTCCTGAACAACATGAGCTTTGGGGACAGACTAGCCCGGATAAATGCGCTGAAAGACCGCATGTACGTTTTCCCGGCTGGTTTCTCCGAGGTCCGGAGGGATGCAAGCGAGCTAATTGCTCTGGTGCGCTCCAGCGTGGGCAGGGGTGACAGAGGTACGCCACCGATGCAGGCGCAGGAGCTGGCCCAGTATAAGCAGCTGCTGGCCATTGAGTCTAAAGAGCTTGGACGGGCATGCCGAAGGATGGCCCAAGCGCACGGGAGCCCAGAGGAGATGTTGCTGGCAGTCACTTGTAGTTTCCAGGTGCTCTGCTGCTTGTCTGAGGTCTGCATGTGCTTGGTGCGTGGCCTAGGATCGTCGGCCTCCCAGCAGCAGCGCGAGGTTGTCGCCAAGGTTGATGAGGTTGTCATGAACTACATCTGCCTGCTCCGTGCAGCAGAGGCAGCCTCTGGTAGTGCCCCCGGGGACCACAGCGTTAAAGCACTCGCGCGCCACTCCAGCACCATGTCAGCTATCGCCAACACCCTCACCCGCTCCCTTAAAACACTGCTCAGCAAGTAGGCCTCTTCTGGTGTCCCTGAGTCAGTCTGTTCTTTGCAAAGCCATACATGGACATCTGGGTTGATGTGAATGACCCACAATAATATACTGTTATGAATAATCATGTGGTGtgcataattattttatatgtaaaaatgtatatacatatacattttaaaatatattcaaaGCTATAGGACTTTTAAGGTGAGCTTTAACAGATTATTCGTCTGATCCAAATATCTTAAAATACTGTACTGTCACATGTTGCAGTTTAAAAATAGAGTATCAGATTAGGCGGCTTCTGGCGAGCTGTAATACTCGGCATTTAAAACGGCTTCTTATTGCACTTTTctttaagtgttttttattgATTCGATGCAGAAGGAGATCAATATCACGCAGGACAAAAAAATGCAAtacgtatttatttatttatttatttaatagagaTCATTTATTTCCTAGAGAGAAATAATATTTTATGGGTCTTTCGTTttcaaaaacaatgaataagaaTTTAGATTCtactttctttgtatttttgacATTTGTTGGTCATGCTTTCTGGTCGTACTTAACTTGTTTCACAGGCCACAATACCGAACTCCCCTTTATGATTTCAGACTCTACACTGAATTACAGGCATTCGTAACTTCCTCCAGAATCTCAAAATCCAATAAAGCATTCAAAGAGCTGAAAAAAAGGCATTTGCGGCTGGCTTTATTGATTCACTGACTGATTCGATGACTATTGGGACACAGCTCCACATTCTTATCTGGACATTCTTGTTCTACTCACTCATTCATGctctgtttttgctgttttggcTTCTTAAGGCTTTGAATTTACAGGGCTATCACGGACTCTGAactttgaccttttttttttttttagtattgtCACCCATATCACAAGTGAGTGTGGGCCGTTAAGGCAGGTTTGTCAAATAAAGTGGTCACAAAGAACTTATTTATGTACTTACAGTGCAGTATTTCTATGTCTGTTAGTATTGGTAAGGTTGAACATTGAGGTTTAGAGGAAACAGGAGCTATTTACAAGCATGACCGCTCTCAAGTGATCAGCATTAACTAATAAGAGAGGAGCGGAGGATCGGGACATTTACAAAGGCCGTTCAGTCCACACAAGGGAAAGTCGTTTGAGGTCTCAGCTGATTTCACTCCCCATGGAAAATCAGTTTAAGTGCCACGACTGGCAATGAGGGAATGGTATTGGTTGGTAGGGTTTCTCATGCACCACAGCCGAAAACCAAAGATGAGTGAAGCACCAAGGTGAGGAACATAATCCCACTGCACTGCCAGTTTTATGACCATTATAGAAGCGCATACGATCACATTAGTTACAGTTCTGTGTACGAACTTTCTAGGCACCTTGGCTATGACATCATATTTAAAGAAGCTCTTTATCGGGGGGGGGGGCACGTTACCACAGAAAGACCTGGTTTGATGTATGTATGGCAATGTGTTTTTGTGAAGCCCTTTCCAAACTTGGTGTGGCTCATTAAGAGATTCATGCAGTAAGTCAGGCTCGTAGCATCAAGAATTAAACTACAGCCCTCCAGCACAGCACGAAATGTatgaaataaatcaaataatatatgaaaataagacattcttgttttttgtttactgCATTAACTTGTTAAACTCTAGACTcctctagacagtttattaggcacattATTATTCGTTCTCCTGCCTAAGGACaacctagctagcattttaacttatGACTAATCATCATCAATCACATTTGTGAATACTGTTGTGATTAATaccattaaatgttttaatagacacacacacacacacagacaaaaatggagatacatgtttttcattggagaACAACAATGGTCTGCATTTAATATCCCAAAGAAACTTCAGGTAAAGTTCTGCcgcattgctatcttggcaatggaaaacacaggtgctctgactgaaaacaacctaagCAGACTTCAACAGTCAGGCACTCactgctatcttggcagtgacttgtcaacacaggcgcgtgcagcccaacGCGCATACACCCCCGCTTTACGCCATTGACacagcaatccgccaaagtcagaccacacctggctcttaaagggaatggcaagtgacacgctgattggtttattgacACATTTCACCCAAAACActcccatgattaattaagagacttaataCATGCCTTTTTCCCATTATTACAATAGTAAAGGCACACTGACAGGCTCTAAATCAAACTGTGCGCTGCTCGGCTGACGGCTCACTTAAAGATAGGGGCCCGTAGACGTATTTGCCaattaagtaaaaaataaaaaaaaatattatactgcattgacataagtattcagtgCTTATTTGAAGCTTCTTTAGAAGTGATTACAGCCTCTTGTCTTCTTAGGTATGAggccacaaggtttgcacacctTGATTTGAGGAATTCCTGCCATTTTTCTCTGGCAGGGCCACTCAAAGACATTCACAGAGTTGTCCCTAAGCCACTTCTGTGTTGTCTTGGCTGTGGGCTTttggtcattgtcttgttggaaggtgaactTTTGGCCCAGTCTGAGATCACACAAGATCTTTGTGGCCCACCCAGCGTGACCATTGGGTTTTTGGTCACttctcttaccaaggcccttaCCAAGGTCAAAGTCCTTGGGAACTTTCAGTGCAGCAGAAATGTTTTTGTACCTTCCTTCTCCAGATCTTGCACAATCCAGACCTTACACAATCCTCTGACAAGTCTCTGAGCTCTACAAGCAGTTCTTTTCTCCTGTGAGACCATATCTGGAGAGGTGTGTGTCTTTCCAAAGCATGTCTAATCAGCTGAATTTACCACATTAATAACTTCAATTAAGGTCCACCTTTGAAAAGCTAATGGGATGAGAAATAGGAGGCCACCAGATCTACATTTCAAGTGTCATAgcaaaggatatatatatatatatatatatatatatatatatacttatacaaAATTATAGTTTTTTACCTTTTGCTCTTTTTACttttctcatatatatatatatatatatatatatatatacagttttgatgtactttgtttttaatgtacTTTGTTTAATGTACTTTGTTTATAATCTAATGTTATTGTTTATCATTTTGCCATCTAACTCGTTTTCCAGATAATCACACTGTTACAATTTTCTCCATATTGACTGTGTGATACAGCTGTCGATTGGATGTACAGTTAAGCATTGCCCAGCAGTagcaaaattataataataataataataataataataatagtataggTTACAATgcatacaaatataaaatacataaaaaataaaacatatataccAATGACCCAACTTTTGATGGTGAAAGtgatacatatttatttacagattttTCCCCATTGGACTGCATGGAGTGCAAAGGTTTGTGCACCTCCTTAGGTGTCgataatacaaatacactaacacccagccaaccacatggggtaccacatcAACCACTCTGCAACatgctagcaaccacctgggacacaaTAGCAAATGTCTAGCAACTAAtaagcaaccccatagcaaccacctctaggactgagcaacaccatagaaaccatctaactgcatagcaacagcctagcaaagGCCTGGAAGTGGAAACCACTAAAAGCTTTGGACAATACAAGTCAAACATagtcaccattagtgttggacactaatgctgaacacacacacacacatatatatatatatacacactagtgatcaaacacacacagtgactgtgagcacacatgcccagagcggtgggcagccatcgctggggcaccaggggagcagagagggtgacgGGCCTTCCTCAAGGGCCCCACAGTTTTTTATTCTGTTATCCTAGTTCTTATTATTTGTAGACAAAGACGACCATATTCACCATaaatgttggacacagatggaatttgccATTTCTTTCACCATTAACTCATTcttgcagtgaaaacacacacacacacacacacactagtgatcaaacacacacaaaggacAGTGACCACATGTGTCATCAAGACCCCTGTCAACATTAGCCTGGTGCTCTATCTGCTGAGCTGAGCCACTGCTGCCCAGTAGTAgcaaaattaatattattatttttattaataataataacaataataataataatagcaatagtaTATGTgacaatacatacaaatataaaatacatacaaaaataaacatatatactAATGACCCAGCTGTTGATGGTTAAAGTGATGGTAAATCCTGTGATACACTCAATAAGCTCAACGCAtttaatactatataatacaataacaagattttataagtatttattaaGTTTTAAGTAATGTAAATCAAACTGGAGCAGAGTGGAACATGGTGCTCAGTGAAGTACCAGCCTACCTATCCCACCCCCTCCACCCACACCGGCTCTTCCGCTTTACCTTCCATTTTTTCGCTTTTGGAGCGACGGCCTCCCTCGTCATTTCCTTTTCGCCCGGGTCCCTCACTGCGTGCTGGTCGaggatgcagag encodes:
- the LOC140535424 gene encoding FERM and PDZ domain-containing protein 4-like isoform X2, giving the protein MDVFGFSKMAKLSGHKNKSSGWPPPTGSWAGLQGVPYGWDMASARDSRDCFSNHVSQSSSLEEVRLDGGQLLPPAPRRVEMRRDPVLGFGFVAGSEKPVVVRSVTPGGPSEGKLIPGDEIIMINDEAVASAPRERVIDLVRNCKESILLTVVQPYPSPKSAFISAAKKAKLKSNPVKVRFAEEVIINGQVPDTVKDNSLLFMPNVLKVYLENGQTKSFRFDNNTSIKDVIMTLQEKLSIKCIEHFSLMLEQRIEGSGSRLLLLHEQEMLTQVTQRPGSPKMKCFFRISFVPKDPVDLLRRDVVAFEYLYVQSCNDVVLERFGPELKYDAALRLAALQMYILTLTTRPTQKVSLKYIQKQWGLTLFLPPSVLSSMKEKNIKKALTHILKTNQNLVPPGKKLTILQAKVHYLKYLSELRLYGGRVFKSILLQGEKQTDVTLLVGPRYGISHVINAKTNLVALLADFSHVNRIEILTEDEVNVRVELHVLDVKPITLIMESSDAMNLACLTAGYYRLLVDSRRSIFNMSHSNSTGEMESCQDPRELEWPYSTSLGTCEDPNLQASMTLSYQPESENPQDRVGENILTSPYSPEPQLPQYAIQSGERSPVRCRSPQPPPLPPARLRPQDSPRSAKVSFIFGDPPLHSVNPQNLGYQRLMDESPEVPERPAFMHNNDVGFRTPDGASFRIRPNVVYSNIGEGKIFDSAEGIEEPLLRDLCYAETTDDAEDEDEVSGEEDTAATPGEGEPGLPASKATFLTLSGSSDDIIDLTSLPPPEGDDDEDENDAVLHSLNMAIAAPPPGFRDSSDEEGTEAKSRPQSSCDNDSIPVSLIDAVPTHGEGSSVRNLDHAVVDTLQALEALAVSEDTSQTRSNNSAGNGISRAFSPESSSDSGNETNSSEMTESSEQAAAHRLSENSMRLLVATTEGYQPLQEEKTEFPVSPCARGPIPKPPRSPSRHKDVQTQSATVPSKHNLPSSDNLEMEPETMEDKSLSNYMVKAHSSTLLNTGKRSKATTSGGKRHKKLTDAPGKYNTFSGRESHRRSQFDVERTSFCERIQGRQPLLENEPMENQREEPLGSGGNLTASNSTIMIDQSNVVPLSPVKKPQDPGQTEFHKEDQQAHPPLRQGVARLCEYHLAKRISSLQSEAQNSLQSSQCSSLDAGCSTGSSACATPMDSPLCAPDCKHPLSESSSSLLLTSRDLHPHADPALLRKMLPNVHPPGSDPSLNARPSKIKETTV
- the LOC140535424 gene encoding FERM and PDZ domain-containing protein 4-like isoform X1, with translation MDVFGFSKMAKLSGHKNKSSGWPPPTGSWAGLQGVPYGWDMASARDSRDCFSNHVSQSSSLEEVRLDGGQLLPPAPRRVEMRRDPVLGFGFVAGSEKPVVVRSVTPGGPSEGKLIPGDEIIMINDEAVASAPRERVIDLVRNCKESILLTVVQPYPSPKSAFISAAKKAKLKSNPVKVRFAEEVIINGQVPDTVKDNSLLFMPNVLKVYLENGQTKSFRFDNNTSIKDVIMTLQEKLSIKCIEHFSLMLEQRIEGSGSRLLLLHEQEMLTQVTQRPGSPKMKCFFRISFVPKDPVDLLRRDVVAFEYLYVQSCNDVVLERFGPELKYDAALRLAALQMYILTLTTRPTQKVSLKYIQKQWGLTLFLPPSVLSSMKEKNIKKALTHILKTNQNLVPPGKKLTILQAKVHYLKYLSELRLYGGRVFKSILLQGEKQTDVTLLVGPRYGISHVINAKTNLVALLADFSHVNRIEILTEDEVNVRVELHVLDVKPITLIMESSDAMNLACLTAGYYRLLVDSRRSIFNMSHSNSTGEMESCQDPRELEWPYSTSLGTCEDPNLQASMTLSYQPESENPQDRVGENILTSPYSPEPQLPQYAIQSGERSPVRCRSPQPPPLPPARLRPQDSPRSAKVSFIFGDPPLHSVNPQNLGYQRLMDESPEVPERPAFMHNNDVGFRTPDGASFRIRPNVVYSNIGEGKIFDSAEGIEEPLLRDLCYAETTDDAEDEDEVSGEEDTAATPGEGEPGLPASKATFLTLSGSSDDIIDLTSLPPPEGDDDEDENDAVLHSLNMAIAAPPPGFRDSSDEEGTEAKSRPQSSCDNDSIPVSLIDAVPTHGEGSSVRNLDHAVVDTLQALEALAVSEDTSQTRSNNSAGNGISRAFSPESSSDSGNETNSSEMTESSEQAAAHRLSENSMRLLVATTEGYQPLQEEKTEFPVSPCARGPIPKPPRSPSRHKDVQTQSATVPSKHNLPSSDNLEMEPETMEDKSLSNYMVKAHSSTLLNTGKRSKATTSGGKRHKKLTDAPGKYNTFSGRESHRRSQFDVERTSFCERIQGRQPLLENEPMENQREEPLGSGGNLTASNSTIMIDQSNVVPLSPVKKPQDPGQTEFHKEDQQAHPPLRQGVARLCEYHLAKRISSLQSEAQNSLQSSQCSSLDAGCSTGSSACATPMDSPLCAPDCKHPLSESSSSLLLTSRDLHPHADPALLRKMLPNVHPPGSDPSLNARPSKIKETTGTARRSNLLSDLHAKHGSVRSLNTKEGSEAYRQLINYLTVSQMHQGGKLHRAGLGGGKKDSRRHVTNNPVLLDLVRGKGNVTGRCPCMPPSPSPVFSPNLAHSNAAPLRPNRGPQMYHSATLPAKLKRSPDLHAQRPASSLEIRPSLSERRSSFSGLECELEQSFNPDRFLSLNRNRSGDLLHASPVDWHKSDCRMTHAVQQTPNDSLCLSNTPSVARTEPPGMQLGGGGDPPAILPRHVRTCASPPPPPPPPPPPPPPPPPPLPLSSLSMNTSYSVSKQEPDVPLRQNHVHMTPQGFHQCDTNSNSLRRGRELRRSSSTITTGSGSIEALFEKARTPSMGRIQQGNFQPTEPQLQRRPTKKKLSKSYSQGSMASQTTCWSMSSRDSRRSTSLMLPLQKDTKQAKNSQKLESSPWRCNGPFSYCFFKRKNQTEDDEGDMEGLRRHCGDLNEAGPSQYNPNPVLDSTGEQLYGEVLNNMSFGDRLARINALKDRMYVFPAGFSEVRRDASELIALVRSSVGRGDRGTPPMQAQELAQYKQLLAIESKELGRACRRMAQAHGSPEEMLLAVTCSFQVLCCLSEVCMCLVRGLGSSASQQQREVVAKVDEVVMNYICLLRAAEAASGSAPGDHSVKALARHSSTMSAIANTLTRSLKTLLSK